agatggaatgatcAGAAGATGTGTTTCCGATACTGAAACCCGGGAGATTTTGGATTCATGTCACTATGGACCTACCGGTGGACATTATGGACCGTCTGTGACCGGTAAGAAAGTTtatgatgcaggtttctattggctGACTATTTTCAAGGAAGCTCAGACGTTAGTGGAAACTTGTGACTCTTGCCAGTGACAAGGTAACATTTCAAAAAGGGATGAAATGCCCCCAACAAATGATTCAGGTGTGTgaggtttttgatgtttggggtattGACTTCATTGGACCTTTTCCGCCTTCGAATAAGTTCCTTTATATCttagttgttgttgattatgtgtctaaatgggcggaagccaaggctttgcctactAATGATGCTAGAGTAGCCATAGACTTTTTGAAGCAGTTGTTTTGTAGGTTTGGTGTTCCTAGAGCCCTTATTAGTGACCGTGGTACTGATTTTGCTAACCATCAATTGGCTAAGGTGTTAAAGAGGTATGGTGTCACACACCGTTTTTCTACCTCTTACCACCCTCAAACTAGTGGTCAAGTAGAGAACACAAACCGTGCCTTAAAACGAATTCTTGAAAAAACCGTAGGAGATAACCCCAAGATTTGGTCGAAAAAGTTAGATGATGCTCTTTGGGCATTTGGACCGCCTATAAGACGCCTATTGGTACTACACCATACCGGCTTctttatggcaagacttgtcaCCTATCGGTTGAAATTGAACATAAGGCATATTGGGctttaaaaaattgtaacatGGATTTGTTAAACGCAGGTGAACATAGGTTTTTGCAATTGAATGAGCTTGATGAGCTTAGATTAGGTGCCTATGATAACTCCATGTTGTacaaagaaagaacaaaagtgTGGCGTGATAAAAGACTTTGTAGGAAAGAATTTAAAGTTGGTAATAAAGTCTTAttgtttttgtcaaagtttAAGATTAAGCAACCTAAATTGACTTCCCGTTGGATAGGACCTTATgtaattaagcatgtttaccTATCCGGATACGTTGAGTTGCTTAAAAAGGATGGAGGGTCGTTTATTGTTAATGGTCATAGGTTGAAACTTTATCATGAGGAAGAAGCCATGGAGGGAGTTACTTTTGAGGAACTCTCGTTTGATCTAGAAGAATAAGAAGTGATCGAGTCTAGCTAAAGActtgttaataaattaagcgcttcttgGGAGACAACCcgtgttttttcattttatttttctttactttcatTTCTTAtattcaaaaatccaaaaaaattgaaaaagtttaaaaatccaaaaacatttgaaaaaaatccaaaaagattttgatttttagtttagttgtttttatttCGTATTTAGGatttttacttttagttttatagttattgttattatttttattattatttcgttTTTCTTTTGGtatgtttgatgtttttgttgAGTGTGTGTTAGAGCTAAAAAGATGAAGTCAAATGCGGTTAAGATACAGTTTATTGCTTATTTTTGGAATCAACCGATCATATGGAGCACGCGCATTAAACCCGGGAAGTTTCTATGTTCTTTACTCTGTTATATGCTTTTCTCGATTTCCCATTGTTTTGTCTTAGTTCATTGTACATTGAGGCATTGtacaactcaagtgtggggggagagGTCAATA
The Erigeron canadensis isolate Cc75 chromosome 2, C_canadensis_v1, whole genome shotgun sequence DNA segment above includes these coding regions:
- the LOC122587755 gene encoding uncharacterized protein LOC122587755, which gives rise to MDLLNAGEHRFLQLNELDELRLGAYDNSMLYKERTKVWRDKRLCRKEFKVGNKVLLFLSKFKIKQPKLTSRWIGPYVIKHVYLSGYVELLKKDGGSFIVNGHRLKLYHEEEAMEGVTFEELSFDLEE